Part of the Nitrospira sp. genome is shown below.
AGAGCGGTGCCTGCGATCTCCATAACCAAACCATGACGTTGACGACCATTACCGAACACTAACACCGATGCATCCGCTGCTGAAACGACAACTGAAGCGACTGGGGCTGGACGACGTCTCCGCCCCTCACTCCCCCGAGATCTGGCAACAGCTGCTCGAACGGGTGAGCCGCAGCTATCTGGAATCCGACCAGGGCCGCGAACTCCTCGAACGTTCGATCGCGCTGTCCGCCACGGAAATGCAGGCGTTGAACGAACAATTGCGTCGCACCTCGGAGAGCCGGCTGACTGAGGAACGGGATAAGCTTCAGACCGTGCTTCGCTCGATGGGAGACGGACTCTGCGTGGTGGATGCCAACTGGGACATCGTGTTGCTTAATCCCGAAGCCGCGCGACTCTGCGGCCTGTCCGAACACGAGGTTGTCGGTCGACGGCTTCATGACACAATTTCGGTGTCGTCAAGAACACATTCCGGGGAGACACTGTTCGCCGAGCTACTTCAGAGCGCATCGACACAGGGACAATCCTTCCGTACCGACGACGGCGTTCTCACCGCGACCACCGGCCGATCGTTTCCCGTCGCCTGCGTCCTCGCCCCCATCGTGCGAGACAATCACCCAGTCGGTGCCGTCCTGGTCTTTCGCGATATCACCGAACGCAAACACATTGAAGATCGTCGTCGAGAAACCGAACACCTGCTCCGACAACAGCAAACCGCCCTATTCGAGTTGACGAGCAACAGCGTCATCCAGAGCGGTGTACTCGAGCCAGCCCTTCGTGAGATCACCCGCGTCGCAGCGGCGACACTGAAGGTGCGCCGGTGCAGCGTCTGGCTGCTACAAGAAGCCTCTGCCGCCCTGCACTGCAAAGATCTCTATGATGCAGACAACCAGCTCCATTCTTCAGGAATGGAGCTCCTTGCACGGGACTTCCCGAGCTATTTCGGCGAGGTTCTCTCCGAACGCGTCATCGACGCGACCGACGCGCGGACCGATCCCCGCACGTCCGAATTCACCGACGCCTACCTAACCCCGCTGGGTATCGGCGCCATGCTCGATATTCCGATTCGTTTCAAAGGGAAACTGGTCGGGGTGCTCTGCAATGAGCATGTGGGACCGCCTCGCGCGTGGATGCTGGAGGAACAGCAGTTCGGTCACGCAATCGGCTCGCAAGTCTCACTGGCGCTCGAAGCCGTCGAGCGCCTCCATGCTGAAGGTGCATTGCGCAAAAGCGAAGGCCGAACCAGGCTGATCATCGACACGGCGCTGAGTGCGGTCATCAGCATGGATGAGCAGGGACGCATTATCGGATGGAATGCGCAGGCCGAACAGACATTCGGGTGGACTCGCCGGGAAGCGATCGGCCGGATGATGACAGAGACCATCATTCCGTACGCTCATCGCGAAGCCCATCAACAAGGGCTTGAGCGGTTCATCAAGACCGGTGAGGGCCAGGTCATGAACAAACGGATCGAAACCACTGCCTTGCGCCGCGACGGCACAGAATTTCCCATTGAGTTGGCCGTCACTCCGCTTCGTCTAGAAAATGCGTATTCGTTCACGGCTTTCGTCGTGGATATTTCAGAGCGCAAACAAGCGGAAGAAGCCTTGCGCACCAGCGAAGCCCGCCTCATGATGACGGTGCAGGGATCTCACATCGGGATCTGGGACTGGAACCTCACGACCGGCTCGATCTATTTCTCTCCGCAATGGAAAAGCCAGCTCGGCCATGACGACCACACACTCACCAACGCATTCGAGGAATGGCGAATGCGCATTCATCCGGAGGACCAGCCATTTGTTCATAAGACCATTCAATCCTGCCTTGATGGCGACCAGTCGCACTTCGAGATCGAACACCGTCTGCACCATCAAGACGGCAACTACCGGTGGATCCTCTCTCGCGGCAGCGTCATCCGGGACGTCTACGGCGTGGCGTCGCGCATGGTCGGCATCCATATCGATACCACCGAACGAAAGCGAAGCGAGGAAGAACTCCGCGCGGCCAAGGAATCGGCCGAAGCGGCCAGCAAGGCCAAGAGCGAATTCCTGGCCAATATGAGCCATGAAATTCGCACCCCCATGAACGGCGTGCTGGGCACGACCGAACTTCTGCTCAATAGCGCGCTGACGGACAAACAGCGCCATCTGGCTTCGACGGTGCATCGGTCGGGTCGTACACTGCTTGCGATCATCAATGACATTCTGGATTTTTCAAAAATCGAGGCGGGCAAACTCGATCTGGAGTGTGTCGGTTTCGACCTGCTACAGGTGCTCGAAGAATCACTCGAACTGTTCATGGAGGCGGGCCGACGCAAGAAGCTTGAACTCACCCAACAGATCGATGAGCGGGTTCCACGCTACCTGAAAGGCGACCCGGTGCGCTTTCGCCAGATTCTCATGAATCTTCTGAGCAATGCCATCAAGTTCACGGAGACCGGCGGCATCACCCTAGTCGCTGAATTCTTGAGTGGCACGACCACCCACGCACTGTTGCGCTTTGCCGTCTCCGATACCGGAATCGGAATTCCTGCCGCAGCCAAGTTGCGCATATTCGACGCCTTTTCCCAGGCGGACGGGTCGACCACCAGGCGATTCGGTGGGACCGGACTCGGCCTGTCCATCGCCAAGCAGCTGGTCGCACTGATGGGTGGAGCGATCACCGTAGAAAGCGAACCGGGGCGAGGCTCCACGTTCGCATTTTCCGCCCAATTCGAGTTGCAACCACTAAGCACAGGATCCGACACAACCGTCGCATGCTATTCGCCGCCTCCTCATTCGTACCTTGTGCCTGACCACGCCGGGGGCTCGACGCATCCACTCGGCTCACCCTCTCAAGCGGATGCTCAGCCGGACGGACAAGCCGCCGGATGCATTTTGTTGGCAGAAGACAGTCCGGTGAACCGAGAAGTGGCCGTCGGCATGCTCGAACAACTCGGCTATCAGGTGGAAATCGCCGAGAACGGACGGCAGGCGCTCCTGGCGACGGAGCATGCTCATTTCGATCTGATACTCATGGATTGTCAGATGCCTGAGATGGACGGTCTCACCGCCACCTCAGAAATTCGCCAACGTGAAACCGAGGCCGGGCGAAGCAGATTGCCCATCATCGCGCTCACGGCCAATGCCATGCAGGGTGATCGCGAACTGTGCCTCTCGGCCGGGATGGATGACTACCTCACGAAGCCGTATACGCAAATGCAACTGCGCGAGATCATCCAGAAATGGCTGAGCAAACGGAACCCCCTCGTGCCCGCATCAGTCACAAACAACCAGGCAGCAACTGACCCCGGGGTCGCCACGCACGTCGCGCAGGCCACTTCCGAGTCAGCCACTACAGGCACCGGACATACCATCGACCTCAAAGCCTTGGACGCCATTCGTGCGTTACAGCGTCCCAATAGGCCGGCCGTGCTGGCCTCCGTGCTTCGCAAATACCTGGACAATTCCCGAGACAGTGTCGACGCACTCCGCGACGCCCTCCGTGCCAATGATCCGGCCGGACTTCAAGCTGTCGCGCACCGACTCAAATCAAGCAGCGCGCAGCTAGGTGCCATTGCCCTTGCCGCCCGCTGCAAAGAACTGGAGTTGATGGGGGCCACCAAGAATCTCGTCGATGCCGATCGAACGCTTGCAGCATTGCAAAGTGAGTATGCCAACGCCTGTACGGTCTTTCGAAATGAGATCGCCAAGGAGAAACAAGCATGAACACTCTCTTACCCGGTCAATCGCCCTATGCCTTGATCACGGATGACGACATCATCATCCGCATGTTTGCCCGCGAAGCCCTGGAGCAAGTGGGATGGGAGGTGGAAGAGGCGGAGAATGGACGAGAAGCCTGCATCGCATTCGAGAAGCGGACACCCGACGTGGTGTTGCTGGACGTGATGATGCCGGAGATGGATGGCTTCGCTACCTGTGCGGCACTGCGACGTCTCCCGGGCGGGGAACATACCCCCATTCTGATTATGACCGGACTTGATGACTTCGAATCCATCACGAAGGCCTACGATGCGGGCGCGACGGATTTTATCGTCAAACCGCTGAACGCAATGCTTCTGACTCATCGTATCCGTTATATGGTTCGGGCAAACCAGGTCCTGCAAGAGCTCCGGTCCAGCCAGGCGACACTTACGCAGGCCCGAGATGCCGCGATCGAGGGCACCAGACTCAAATCGGAATTCCTGGCGACCATGAGCCACGAAATTCGCACGCCCATGAATGGTGTACTGGGAATGGCCGATTGGCTGTTAGAGACCGATTTGACGCCGGAGCAGCTGGATTGTGCTCAAACAATACGGTCTTCAGGAGATGCGTTGATGGTCATCATCAACGATATTTTAGATTTCTCGAAGATCGAGTCGGGGAAACTCTCACTCGAGTTGTTGGATTTCGAACTTCCAGTGTTTCTCGATCGTGTCATGGCCTTGTTTGGTGAGCGGGCACAACGCAAAGGGCTGGTCCTGAGTTCACGCATTGCGGAGGATGTCCCACCCCTGTTGTGCGGAGACCCGAACCGACTGCAACAAGTCCTGAGCAATCTGCTGGCAAACGCGATTAAATTCAGTGAGCGCGGCACGGTCTCCGTGCTGGTCGATCTTGATCAACGACCTCCGGAGCAGCGCCTGGAGTTTCCTGCCACCACGTACAATGAATCGGCGGCGGATCAGTCACCGGTGACTCATGTCCGGTTTTCCGTCGTCGATAATGGGATAGGCATTGCTCCCGGCGCCTTCAGCAAACTGTTTCAGCCGTTCGTCCAGGCCGACGGTTCCACGACCAGAAAATATGGAGGGACTGGCCTGGGATTGGCGATCTGCAAACAGCTCGTGGAATTGATGGGGGGACACATCGGAGCAGAAAGCGAACCCGGTGTCGGCTCGATATTTCGTTTTACCGTACCACTCCAACTTCCCCAAGCTGACATCAACGGAAAACAACAAGCCGCCTGACGACATGCTTCTCACCGCCACTGCTTGACGTGCCCCCTGACATCTGGGCCCGCCCAGATGGGTGTATCCAGCAGGATACATCTTGGCAAATTCTTCGATACAGTCACCTGAAATCAACAGCAAAAGTACCCTCATCATACTGATATTACAAGGCAAAGTGAATGGCTCAAACTTTGCTTTACTTCGTCGCGCGCTCATAGTATACAAAGCACGTCGAAAAGGGCAGCCGCTGTGGATTTCCCTCCACTGTCAACACAATCACCCTCGCCCCTTCCGGCTTTGTAGGCAAAACCCTACACATAAGGAACGCGACATTGCATTGCCTCACATTCGATATTGAAGAACATTTTCAGGTTTCGCGATTTGATTCCCCGATCCGTCGTCGGCACTGGGGAGCATTTGAAAGCCGAGTGACGGCCAACACCTGCAAGGTCTTGGAGCTGCTTGCCAGACATCAAACCAGAGCGACGTTCTTCGTACTCGGTTGGGTAGCGGAGCGGCACCCCGGCCTCA
Proteins encoded:
- a CDS encoding PAS domain S-box protein, which translates into the protein MHPLLKRQLKRLGLDDVSAPHSPEIWQQLLERVSRSYLESDQGRELLERSIALSATEMQALNEQLRRTSESRLTEERDKLQTVLRSMGDGLCVVDANWDIVLLNPEAARLCGLSEHEVVGRRLHDTISVSSRTHSGETLFAELLQSASTQGQSFRTDDGVLTATTGRSFPVACVLAPIVRDNHPVGAVLVFRDITERKHIEDRRRETEHLLRQQQTALFELTSNSVIQSGVLEPALREITRVAAATLKVRRCSVWLLQEASAALHCKDLYDADNQLHSSGMELLARDFPSYFGEVLSERVIDATDARTDPRTSEFTDAYLTPLGIGAMLDIPIRFKGKLVGVLCNEHVGPPRAWMLEEQQFGHAIGSQVSLALEAVERLHAEGALRKSEGRTRLIIDTALSAVISMDEQGRIIGWNAQAEQTFGWTRREAIGRMMTETIIPYAHREAHQQGLERFIKTGEGQVMNKRIETTALRRDGTEFPIELAVTPLRLENAYSFTAFVVDISERKQAEEALRTSEARLMMTVQGSHIGIWDWNLTTGSIYFSPQWKSQLGHDDHTLTNAFEEWRMRIHPEDQPFVHKTIQSCLDGDQSHFEIEHRLHHQDGNYRWILSRGSVIRDVYGVASRMVGIHIDTTERKRSEEELRAAKESAEAASKAKSEFLANMSHEIRTPMNGVLGTTELLLNSALTDKQRHLASTVHRSGRTLLAIINDILDFSKIEAGKLDLECVGFDLLQVLEESLELFMEAGRRKKLELTQQIDERVPRYLKGDPVRFRQILMNLLSNAIKFTETGGITLVAEFLSGTTTHALLRFAVSDTGIGIPAAAKLRIFDAFSQADGSTTRRFGGTGLGLSIAKQLVALMGGAITVESEPGRGSTFAFSAQFELQPLSTGSDTTVACYSPPPHSYLVPDHAGGSTHPLGSPSQADAQPDGQAAGCILLAEDSPVNREVAVGMLEQLGYQVEIAENGRQALLATEHAHFDLILMDCQMPEMDGLTATSEIRQRETEAGRSRLPIIALTANAMQGDRELCLSAGMDDYLTKPYTQMQLREIIQKWLSKRNPLVPASVTNNQAATDPGVATHVAQATSESATTGTGHTIDLKALDAIRALQRPNRPAVLASVLRKYLDNSRDSVDALRDALRANDPAGLQAVAHRLKSSSAQLGAIALAARCKELELMGATKNLVDADRTLAALQSEYANACTVFRNEIAKEKQA
- a CDS encoding response regulator, yielding MNTLLPGQSPYALITDDDIIIRMFAREALEQVGWEVEEAENGREACIAFEKRTPDVVLLDVMMPEMDGFATCAALRRLPGGEHTPILIMTGLDDFESITKAYDAGATDFIVKPLNAMLLTHRIRYMVRANQVLQELRSSQATLTQARDAAIEGTRLKSEFLATMSHEIRTPMNGVLGMADWLLETDLTPEQLDCAQTIRSSGDALMVIINDILDFSKIESGKLSLELLDFELPVFLDRVMALFGERAQRKGLVLSSRIAEDVPPLLCGDPNRLQQVLSNLLANAIKFSERGTVSVLVDLDQRPPEQRLEFPATTYNESAADQSPVTHVRFSVVDNGIGIAPGAFSKLFQPFVQADGSTTRKYGGTGLGLAICKQLVELMGGHIGAESEPGVGSIFRFTVPLQLPQADINGKQQAA